AAATCAGCGGACAGCTTTATTCGACATCTAATGTAATGAGTACGCTAAATCCTGCAGATATTGAATCCATCACCATTCTGAAAGATGCCGCAGCATCCTCACTCTATGGTTCGAGGGCCGCAAATGGCGTGGTGGTTATTACAACCAAACGTGGTAAAACGGGCAAACCTACTCTTAACTTCAGGACGTCAATCGGCCTCACCCCTTCATGGGCAACGGATAATTATGAAATTGCGGATCCTCAGGCTCAGATAAACATGGAGTATCAGATCTTCCATGATTACCGTACATCCAATAAAAACAGTGCTACAGGTGTGAACTATACCGATCAGGAAGCAAGTACGTATGCACTGGGTCAGATCAATCGTCGTTTTAATATCCATGGTTACAAATTTGAGGTGGATAATCCCTTGAGAATGACGAATGTCAAAATTCTGGGGATGACTGACGGTGTCGAAAACAGAGAAGGAAAATTCTTTGACTGGGAAGATTATCTGTTCAGAACAGGTGTATTTCAGACAAATGATCTGTCTTTAAGTGGCGGCACAGAGACTACGAAATATTATTCATCTCTATCCTATACAAAAGATAAAGGCAGAGCTATTATCAATGAGTATGACCGTATTTCAGGACGGATAAACCTCTCTCAGAAAGTATTTAATAATGTAGAGTATAATGTCAATCTGAATGTGGCCAGCACAGGTAAAACCGGATTTAATGATACCAGAAGTACAGGTTCGAATTATTTCTTTCAGGCCCGCAACTTACTGTTTCCATTCTACTGGCCTACGGATTACAAAACGGGGAATCCATGGACTGCGCAATACGGAAGTTTAGCTTACAATTCGGACTATTATAACAAGGAATGGGACAACAATACAAATACATTGAAACTTGGAGCCGTGCAATCTCTTTCCTGGGAAATCATCCCCAACCTGACCGCAAAGACTATCTTCTCGTTCGATAATACAGAAGTAAAAGATGATCTGTTCTACTCAGCTTTGCATTTTAACGGTCTTACAGATAAAGGAAGTTCCAGCAAATGGTCAACGAATATCCGAAAATATGTTTCTTCTAATACGCTTACGTATGCTAAAAGCTTTGGACTGCACAATCTGAATATCCTGGGCGGTTTTGAAGCGGAAAAGAATAAAACGGATTACCAGTATAGCAATTCTATCAATCTCGGATCCAGTGCTCTAACATCCATCGGAACAGGTGCTAATTTTAAAGCAGACAGCTTTACCTGGGGAAACAATCTGATGTCGTATCTATCCCGGATTGACTATAATTATAATGAAAAATACTTCGCTGGCGCTTCTATCCGCCGGGACGGTTCATCCAGATTAAGCCCCGAAAACCGTTGGGGTACATTCTGGTCGGTTTCAGGAGCCTGGAGTCTGCACAAAGAAGATTTCCTGAAGAATAATGAAACCCTTTCGACCCTGAGACTGAGAGGTTCTTATGGTGTAAACGGAACATTGCCAACCAATGATTTTGCGTGGAGAACTCTTATGTATTACAAGTATAACTATAAAGGTAATCCGGGAGGTATTGTGAGTGACGGTTCTACAGGGCTTATTGACAGAGGGCTTGGAAATCTCAATTTAGGCTGGGAAGAGAACAAAACTTATGACCTGGCTTTAGAATTTGGATTATTTAATAACCGACTGACAGGATCTGTGGAGTATTTCAACAGAGATTCCAAAGATTTGCTACAGGATGTACCGACTTCCGGAACAACGGGTTTTACTACGATTCTAAGAAATGTAGGTGTAATCAATAACAGCGGTTTAGAAATCGATCTGGGCGGAGATATCATTAAAAATGATAATTTCCGTTGGACAGCCCGTGTGAATGCTTCCTTCCTGGATTCAAAAGTCAAAAGATTAAACGGTGGAAAAGATATTATCTGGAATGATCCTACAGGAGGAGATGCCCGGGCACAATTCATCTACCGTGAAGGAGAGTCTGTATTGTCTTTTTATGGTTATGAATGGGCAGGTGTAGATAAAAACAACGGTAAGAATGTATGGTATACCAATAATGATAAATCTGATTTTGAGTATAACGGCCGTTCGGCGACCTACAATTTTGGAAATGCAAACCGTAAAATTATCGGTTCAGGTGTAGCGGATGTATTTGGTGGGATTAATACGGACCTTGAATACAAAAATATCTCTCTGGGATTTAATTTCAGTTATAAAATAGGTGGCAAATTATATGATGGTGCAGAGAAAGATGTGATGGATGACGGCTATTATTGGGAAAGAATCCGATCCGCCTATTATTACGAAAATATGTGGTCTCCTGACAATATGGAGGGGAGTCAACCAAAGATTGACGGAAATGATTTGACAGATGCTATTCAGTACAGCAGCCGCCATCTTTATGACGCTTCATTTCTTCGTTTGAAAAACATTAACCTGGCTTACAGATTGCCGGCGGCATGGTTGAGCAAAGCTAAAATTTCCAATGCCCGTGTATTTTTTAACGGAACCAATCTGCTAACGTTCTCCAAATATAAAATTGCGGATCCGGAAGTCAACCAATACTCAACACGTGGCTGGGAAACGCCATATGGTAAAACGTATACTTTCGGTGTAGAATTCAGTTTCTAATTTTTATTGATATTGACATGAAAAAATATATAAAAATAATACTCGCAGCATCTGTACTTAGTACAGCATATTCGTGTAAAGATTTTCTGGAAGTCGAGCCCAGCAATGCCGTAGACTATGACAAGGCTATCCGTACAGCCAATGACGCACAGATCGTGGTCAACGGAATTCTTCGTCAGATGACTTCCTCCAATTACTACGGACGTAATTTTATAATTTACGGAGATGCCAAAGGGGGAGATTTTACGCTCTTTTCTCAGGGAAGGGGATTAGACCCTTTCTATACGTTTAATCACAGTGCCCAGGCCAATAGCTATTCCAGTTTCTGGACTTCTATTTATAATATTATTTATCAGTCTAATAACCTGCTGGAAAATATTGAAAAGCTACAAAGTCAGGGTACACTGGAAAATTTTGCATTGGCCAAATCCGATGCACTTACGATCAGAGCATTAGCCTATTTTGATCTCGTGAGATTATATGGTAAGTCGTATACAGATGATAAAAATGCCTGGGGCGTACCGAATATTACCAAAACATTATTGTACGACAGTCAGCCGGCAAGATCCACAGTAGCAGAAAACTACACGCAGATTATCAAGGATCTTAAGGATGCGGAAGCAGGTCTTCCCAAAACGAAAAGAGACGGTTATGTAAACTATTACGCCAACAAAGCCATACAAGCGAGAGTCTACCTGACAATGGGAGATTATGACAATGCACTGAAAGCCTCGGAGGAAGTTATTAATTCGGGTGTTTACAGCCTGTACAGCAATGCGCAATGGGTATCCTCCTGGTCTAATCAGTTTGGATCAGAATCTATTCTTGAATTTGTGATCGAACCTAATCAGGGAGATCTGGCACGTACTTCTCTTGCTTTCTATTTGATGAGAAGAAATCATCAGACAGGTGCATTAGGGAATTTTCTAGCCAGTACTCCATTCCTGAATGCTTTAAATGCAGATCCGAATGATGTAAGAAAAGGTGTCATGGCGCGTGATGAGTCATCAACAACACGATTAGGTTCATGCTATAAGTATTCCGGTTCGGTAACCTTCAGCGGTGATAAAGGAACTTCTAATTTTACAGCGGTAAACATCAAAGTCATACGTTTATCCGAGATGTATCTTACAGCTGCAGAAGCAGCTTTGAAATCCACTGTTCCTAATCCTACAAAAGCTGCGGAATACCTGCAGGCTATCCGCAAACGTGCTCCGGCATTAGCTGCTGCTACTGCATCCAGTGTAACGGAAGATCTGATATTAGCGGAAAAAAGCAAAGAGTTCTTCGGAGAAGGGATTCGTTATTTTGATATGTTGAGACTGAACAAGACTATCAATTTTGATGATGCTTTTGCCGGGATAAGCGTACCTACCCGTACGTCTTCAATAGACCGATCATTCTACAGAACTATATTGCCGATATCACAGGATGAGATCAATGCAAATCCGGATATCCAGGGACAGCAAAACCCGGGATATTAAGATTTCCTCAATAAGAAAAAGAAGCAATCTATTTTAACAGATTGCTTCTTTTTGTTTAACTGCTTTTTTGGTCTACTTCACCAGAAGTAACCAGCCTTTACCCTTTTCTACCGGAATCTGTTCTCCCGGTTTGAATACGTGCGCTTCCTGTACATTCTTGATTGCGGGAGCGGTGATACTTACCCTAGTCGCATCCAGACCTAATGCTTTCCAGTCGATCAACAGATTTACCTTTGTGTCTGTTGCTGCCCAGCTTGCCAGAGCGATCATCGTACTACCCTCCTTTTGATATACGGTTGTCAGGATTTTATTATTATCTGTTTTCACCGGATTATTATCGACCCAATAGCCGGTCATACGTGATTGCCGGATACCAAATTCATCCCATACCCGCCAGATATCACGGGTATCCTTAGCTTTCTCCCAGGGGTACCGGTTGGTCATGCCGTAGATCATTCCTCTCCAGGGGTTACCTCCATCCTGCAGCATTTCCCCCATTAATCCAAATGGAATACCGCTTACTTCAGTCAAGAAGAAGTCCGGATCATTTTTTTCATAGTCAAAATACTCGCCAAACCAGAGACGATTGATATATGGAAAATGTTCCATGTAGAGGTTGGCACTGTTATTAAATCCATCGCTTTTGTTAAACTGATTGGCCGAATGAAGGTCGATAATACCCGGATGATTATTTTTTGTCATCACTCTTTTGATTCGCTTCATTGTAACCCGGTCAAAAGCCACATCGTCCAGATAGATACCATCTATTCCCATATGATCCACTAGCCAGTTCATACCTTCTACATAGTAATTGTGCCAACGGTTCATTCCACTGTTGATAATAGCTGCATCGTTGAACCGGGGAACATACCATGCACCGATATAATCATTATTCAGATGCTCCTGTAACCAGGAGTAGCCTCCGCCCTTGCCGGAAGAAAATACTTCATGTCCCAGACTTCGTAAAGGGTAGATTTCATACATGCGGTTAGACACTTCTCGTACGGTGTTGTATATCTTGACTTTTAAGCCTTCCCTATGTGCGGAATCTATATAACTTTTCATCTCCCTGGTTGCCACAAAGGGATAATTAATATAAGGATTCAGATTATTGCCATGGTGTATATTGATGACATTTGCACCGCTTCTCTTTACTTCTTCAATGGGTTTGTAAGCATGAAAGAAACGATTGTCCCATTGCCAGTCAGTATTAATGGTATGGAATGGTGTAATCATCAGGTGAAAATTGTAATACAGTGTATCTCCGGCTTTCATATTCCGCTCGCCACTGTAGCTATCGACTAATATGGATTTACCTTTTTCTCCGACCTGTATACCACCTTTATTTTCGTTGCCCCACGAGGCAGGCAATACAAGAGGTTTCTGAAGATAAAAGTTAGTATTTAATGGTCTGGAATAATGCTGATCTCTGAAGGCAAACTGCAGTCCTGCATTTACATTTCCAATCCATCCGCCATCCTGATTTTTATTTGCCACATCCCATTTCCAGTCGATGACATCTTTACGATACCCTCCTTTTTCTCCCAGACCCATAAAATATTTAGCATATTGGGCCTGTAACGGAATGTGAAACTGCACATCCGAAAGATGTATATCCTTCGTGGCAATAAGCTGTACGGTATAATCTACAAAACCATCAAACTCCAGAGATCCTTTAATATTTAAAATCAGATCGGAGGAGTTTCCTGTTGTGGACCAACTGACTAAGCCTTGTTCCTTACGGTCAAATTTGACAGGACTATATTCAAAAACGACATCCTGATTCGCATTCTTACGGAAATGAAAATGTATAGCTTCTGTTAACAGATCATTACCCTGCTTCCCTATACTCAACATATCCTGTGTAAAAAATGTACGGATTTGCGCCGGAAATCCATTTTTATCCAGTGAAACTGATCTGCCCAACAGACTGATCTCATTGCCGTCTATCTGTAAGGGGATATAAGGAGCAATCACAGTACTCTCCTGCGCCAATGTCGAATTCAACCAGTTGAGACGTGTCAGCTTCCATGGCTCATCATATCCTTGATTCACAGCAGAGCGTTCGGACACCTCCAGGCGCACAGGAATATTCCTTGCTGCGGCATTAGCCGGTTTGATGGTGATTATACCTTCGTATACAGCACTTACCGTCTCTTTAGGAACGTCAATCCCGCACCACAGCGCCTGTACTTTTTGCTTAGGGACAGTTACATTAAACTTAACAGGTTGTCCGGTATAACTCACACCATCGGTATTGATACAATTGATCCGTCCGGAAGCTATTGTATTTCCGTTTTGACTCTTTAAGTCTGAAAATGAAATTTTGATATCCTGCAAATCCTGCTTATCAGAATAGAGTCCTAACTGGAAAGCCAGCAGTTCTCCTTTATCTGATTTGACGCGGAGCATTTGTCCTTCCACATTGCCGGTTGTCCATCGCTGAGGAAGATCATCAGCCATTTTGATCTGATGATCCCGGTCTTCCGGAAAAACAAAGTAACTGGATTGGCGGTGTTTTTTGAGAAATGCGGTTTGTTCCTGCGGTGTAGAGATCACATCCATGGCATCATTCTGATTGAATGTATCTGCAGCCTCGATACGAACCAGTTTCGCACGTGCCTTTACTGTTTTATCCCATGTGTTTCTTTCATCTTCCTGCTTTAAATAGGCTACATCCGGATAGTTTTCACTTCTCCCGACCAATTTATAAGGCAGAAAGTAAACGTAGTAGATTCCCTTACCTGAACGAGGTTCGAATTGAAATTCGCCTGAAACAGCAGAGATATTACCGTAATGGGAAGGCGAAAAGACTTGTTGTGTCGCACTGTCTACAAGTATTATTTTCTGGTCTGAGCGTACATTACGATTATGCCAGGGAATACTCGCGGTGACCTGCTTTGATGCGGATTCTACGCGCAATACAGCACGTTGTGTACCCAGTTCGTCGATATTCCACAATGGTTTTTGTGGAGGATATTCATGCTGAGCCTGTACATGTAATGCCGTCAGCATACACAAGCTGCCAAGGAATGCAATTGGTTTGATCATCTGTAGTGTTATTATTGCTCTGCAAGTTAAAGTATTGTTTTTGTCCAATACGTATGATAAAGCAATAATATAAATTACGCAAACCTTTGAGTAACAGCATTTATACACGAAATCCTTGTCACTCTACCTTCTCCTGTCTTTAACGGGATAAAATAAATATGATCTATTTTATTCCGTTAAAAGCATCCGGAAGATTTCCGCTCAGGTCTATCAGATATCCATTGATAATGGCATAACGGAATTCATTATCTTTTTTTAGAAAAAATGTAGCTTCCTGACCGAGTGACAGTCCTGTGGCATGACGTTGTTCTGTAGGCTGATGTACTATTCTGACCGGCAGCCGCAATGTTTTTTGCTGTTCCTGCTCCCTTACAATTACAGTGGAATATCCTTGCTTTAGCAGGCCAAAAATGACATCAGCTGTAAGTTCACTGTAATGACGGAATGTTGTAGGATAGATTTGTCCATAAGAAAGCGACAGACCTGTGGCATCCAGATCATCATATCCATAGAACTCTTTCAGATCACCCAGATCTTCTACATATCCTTTGCTGTAATAGTCATCTCCTGAGGTAATCTCATCACGCCGGATTGCAACATCTACCTGCAGGGGTAATCCTGCTGACACTGTACTCACATTGCGGAGTACGACATCGTGCAGTTGTGAAGCATTAAATGGAATACGTTCGTAATCTTTTATATCATATTGTTCATAAGATCCCTGTGCGATCTGTACCAAAGCATTCAGTATAATAGCAAAATTCAGTTTACGGATTTCCTGTTTTTCGGGATCACCTTTGAAGGCTCCTGATTCAATCAGAACGGTACTGGCTCCCCATTTTTGAAAATTATCACCAAAAGCTCTCGGTGAATGTTCATCATCATATTTAGCCACTGCTCCGGGAATATAGTCCTGCAGGAGTTTTTCCATTCCGACGATGATTTTCATTGCATTGCCTCTCACCTCATTGATATCCCGCTCCATATTATAGGCCGGAGCCAATAAAGAAATAGTCACGGGTGTCTGCGTACCCGGAACATTATAATAAATATTCTGGTCATGCAGATTAAAACCGTATTGTGGTTTCAGACTCTCCGCACGAGCACGCAAAAGCTTTCCTTCCGGAGTCGCAGTATTGCGGGCATCGCGGTTCAGGTCTATCTTCTGCGCATTACGTCTGGTATAGCGTTCTGCACCGTCCGGATTGAGCATAGGAATAAAGTGGATAGCCAGATGTGCCTTGAGTAGGGATCTTACTTCTTCAAAATCATCTTCTTTTCCTTCCAGAAAATTAAAAAGGTCAAATAGCGCCATGGTCGCTGTAGGTTCATCTCCATGCATTTGTGACCACAGCATCACGACCTTTTTTCCGACTCCGTAGCGAAGTTCATAGATACTCCGCTGCTCTACCGATGATCCGATTTGCTGTACATCCAGCGCATGTTGCTGCTGATGACGCAGGATGAGTTGTTCCACATCGGAATGTTTGAATCGGCGATGTTTCAAAGCAGACTCTTTATAGGCCATGTGGGCCTTATCTAATTGCGTTTTGCTCAATACCAGTGACTGAGAAAACGAATCTTTTCCAAGAAGCATAAGTAAACAGATAATTAAGAGCTTATTCATTTAATCTTTCAAAGCAGGTTGTACTAATTCTATAGTGCCTCTATCCGCATCTATCCGGACTGCTGCCCCTACAGGCAATATATACTGATCCGCAATGTGACCAATCATAGCACCGCTATATGCCGGTATCCCCAGAGGCTTTATGTAATCGTTCATAACCTGTTGCAGTGTGAGTGAACCATAACCTCCTGAAGGGCCGCAGCCTGTACACTTACCAAATACAAAGCCTTTGATTACAGCTAATATTCCGGACAGTTTCAGCTGACAGAACATCCGGTCTACGCGTTCTACTTTTTCATCTACTTCTTCCAGAAACAAAATAGCGTCTTTAAAGTCCGGCAGATAAGGTGTTCCGCAGAGTCCTGTAAGTACTGTCATATTTCCGCCCAGCAATATGCCCTCTGCTTTCCCCGGATGAAGTGTCGTGATCCGCTCTTTATACTGAACTACGTGATCACCTTTATCCGTAGGATTAGTAAATAAAGGAAGCTTATTGTCGACAAACTGACTTTCAAATGCCCTTGCGACTTTATTGGTCCAGGTACTGATCCCCACCGCTCCATGGAAACCGATCAGCCCGGTCTTGCTGTAGAGCGCCAGCAGTAAAGCTGTAATATCACTGTAGCCTAATAATATCTTGGGGTTACGGCCAATCAGTTTATAATCCAGACGGTCCAGAAGCCTTGATGTACCTGTACCGCCACGAACGCAGACAATAGCTTTTACCTGCCGGTCTTCAAACATTGTATGAATATCGGCTATGCGCTCTTCATCTGTACCTGCCAACTGTCCGTACCGACTGCGTATATGAGCACCTTCCTTTACGTTGAAACCCAATGTCTGAAAGATTTCTCTGGCTATGCTGATCGATTCTTCATCGTCCAGAACACCTGCCGGAGCTATCAACCCGATCGTATCTCCTTTTTTCAACTTCTCAGCTAACAGTTGCCCTTGTTTGACCCAGGCTGCTGCCTTCTCGCTGTCGCGCGCGAATCCAGTAAGAGGAACTGCCGCAGCAGCCCATGTAATCGATTTGATAAAATCTCTTTTGTTCATCGTATAGGTAGATTTAGGTAAGGCTTAGCGATTGAACAGCAAGCGCTGTCCTGCTCCGTATTCAATGAGTGAACCACCTGTATAAGCCAATTGTCCCGAGACAATTGTATGTTCTACAGTAGAGGTAAAAGTATGTCCTTCAAACGGTGACCAGCCACATTTTGACAGGATATTGGATTTTGAAACCGTATACGGTTTATGGAGATCCACCAGTACCAGATCGGCCCAGTATCCTTCACGGATAAATCCCCGGTCTTCGATCTGAAAACAGATCGCCGTATTATGTGCAGATTTCTGTACCAGTTGTTCCAGTGTCATTCTTCCCTGACTGACCATATCCAGCAGAGCCTGCAGTGCATGTTGCACCAGAGGTCCTCCTGACGGAGCGGTATGATAAGGCTGTAACTTCTCTTCGATCGTATGTGGAGCATGATCTGTAGCGATCACATCGATATGACCGTCCAACAATGCTTTAACAATCTGATCCCTATCGGAAGCGGTCTTGACTGCCGGATTCCATTTGATAAAATTACCTTTGGCAGCATAGTCCTGATCAGAAAACCACATATGGTGGATACAGGCTTCTGCAGTGATCCGCTTTTGTTCCAAAGGGATATCATTGCGAAACAATGCGGTTTCTTTTCCTGTGGAAATATGCAGAATATGCAAACGGGTATTATTTTTCTTAGCCAGTTCAACTGCTTTTGAAGAAGACAGATAGCACGCTTCTTCCGAACGGATAAGCGGATGCATCTGTATAGTCAGACCTTCCTCGCCATATTGTTCTTTGAAAATCGCAAGGTTAGCTTTTATTGTTGCTTCATCTTCACAATGCGTAGCTACTAATGTAGGAGCGTTGGCAAAGATTCCTTCCAGGGCTTTTTCATTATCGACCAGCATATTTCCTGTTGAAGATCCCATAAAGACTTTGATCCCACATACTTTTCGCGGATCTGTCTTGAGAACTTCCTCCAGGTTATCATTGGCAGCTCCCATAAAAAAGGAGTAATTGGCTAATGCGTTTTTAGCTGCTATATCATATTTATCCTGCAACAGTTCCTGTGTCAATGTATTGGGAACTGTATTGGGCATTTCCATGAAAGAGGTAGTGCCTCCGGCTACGGCTGCACGGCTTTCATGCCAGATATCGGCCTTATGTGTCAGACCGGGTTCACGGAAATGAACCTGATCATCGATCAGTCCCGGAAGAAGATGCAGCCCGGTCGCATCTATTTCTTTATCTGCTTTGACCTGAAGTTCGATTCCTATTTTTTCGATTCGTCCGTTACGGATATAAACATCTGCTACTGTGGTTGTCCCTTCATTGACAATATGTGCAGATTTGATAAGTATTGAAGACATGGAGTGATTGTATTTGCTTTAGAACAAATATACGCAATACCAAATTAAATAATCCGGCAATTCATATATTGCACGGGATGTGTATATTTATGATTGTAAATATGCTATACTGATGAAAAATTTCCTATTGATATTATCGCTTTTACTGTGCTTCACAGCTTACAGCCATGCCAATGATGGTGCATTCTTTGCTAGAGGGAATCAACTTGTACCGATCAACGAAACGGACATCAGTGTCAGAAAGGAAATCCTGACTATCAGAAAGGCAGGAGACCGACAGGTACATATCACCGTATATTATGAATTTGAAAATCCTGTTCAGGACAAAAGAATTACGGTCGGATTTGAAGCGATGTCTCCATCCGGAGATGTAGATGGTACGCCAAAAAATGGCTTTCATCCCTATATGAGAGATTTTACAGTAAAACTGAACAATCAGGATCTTCCGTATAAAATTGCCTACGTATATGATTCGCTCTATGTCAATAACGGCAAAATTGTATCTGAACCATTGGATAAAATCAAGAAGGAGATTGATAATGTTAATGAGGTTGGTTTTAACTATGTGTATTACTTTGATGCTCCCTTCAGAAAAGGTAAAAACAGTAT
The Sphingobacterium spiritivorum genome window above contains:
- a CDS encoding SusC/RagA family TonB-linked outer membrane protein, yielding MKQLLLACLCCMFCFAVSHAHAQQSTVTGKVTDAATGKPIPGVTITIKGSSKSTSSDEKGSFSISEVTSSNTLIFSSLGYQNAEMEVGNRSSLTISLTASDQALEEVMVVAYGTARKSTYTGSAATVSPKEIADVPTTSFENALSGRVAGVQINSASGQAGSTSSIRIRGIGSMNASNDPLFVIDGVPVVSGNVGQISGQLYSTSNVMSTLNPADIESITILKDAAASSLYGSRAANGVVVITTKRGKTGKPTLNFRTSIGLTPSWATDNYEIADPQAQINMEYQIFHDYRTSNKNSATGVNYTDQEASTYALGQINRRFNIHGYKFEVDNPLRMTNVKILGMTDGVENREGKFFDWEDYLFRTGVFQTNDLSLSGGTETTKYYSSLSYTKDKGRAIINEYDRISGRINLSQKVFNNVEYNVNLNVASTGKTGFNDTRSTGSNYFFQARNLLFPFYWPTDYKTGNPWTAQYGSLAYNSDYYNKEWDNNTNTLKLGAVQSLSWEIIPNLTAKTIFSFDNTEVKDDLFYSALHFNGLTDKGSSSKWSTNIRKYVSSNTLTYAKSFGLHNLNILGGFEAEKNKTDYQYSNSINLGSSALTSIGTGANFKADSFTWGNNLMSYLSRIDYNYNEKYFAGASIRRDGSSRLSPENRWGTFWSVSGAWSLHKEDFLKNNETLSTLRLRGSYGVNGTLPTNDFAWRTLMYYKYNYKGNPGGIVSDGSTGLIDRGLGNLNLGWEENKTYDLALEFGLFNNRLTGSVEYFNRDSKDLLQDVPTSGTTGFTTILRNVGVINNSGLEIDLGGDIIKNDNFRWTARVNASFLDSKVKRLNGGKDIIWNDPTGGDARAQFIYREGESVLSFYGYEWAGVDKNNGKNVWYTNNDKSDFEYNGRSATYNFGNANRKIIGSGVADVFGGINTDLEYKNISLGFNFSYKIGGKLYDGAEKDVMDDGYYWERIRSAYYYENMWSPDNMEGSQPKIDGNDLTDAIQYSSRHLYDASFLRLKNINLAYRLPAAWLSKAKISNARVFFNGTNLLTFSKYKIADPEVNQYSTRGWETPYGKTYTFGVEFSF
- a CDS encoding RagB/SusD family nutrient uptake outer membrane protein, which codes for MKKYIKIILAASVLSTAYSCKDFLEVEPSNAVDYDKAIRTANDAQIVVNGILRQMTSSNYYGRNFIIYGDAKGGDFTLFSQGRGLDPFYTFNHSAQANSYSSFWTSIYNIIYQSNNLLENIEKLQSQGTLENFALAKSDALTIRALAYFDLVRLYGKSYTDDKNAWGVPNITKTLLYDSQPARSTVAENYTQIIKDLKDAEAGLPKTKRDGYVNYYANKAIQARVYLTMGDYDNALKASEEVINSGVYSLYSNAQWVSSWSNQFGSESILEFVIEPNQGDLARTSLAFYLMRRNHQTGALGNFLASTPFLNALNADPNDVRKGVMARDESSTTRLGSCYKYSGSVTFSGDKGTSNFTAVNIKVIRLSEMYLTAAEAALKSTVPNPTKAAEYLQAIRKRAPALAAATASSVTEDLILAEKSKEFFGEGIRYFDMLRLNKTINFDDAFAGISVPTRTSSIDRSFYRTILPISQDEINANPDIQGQQNPGY
- a CDS encoding glycoside hydrolase domain-containing protein, producing MIKPIAFLGSLCMLTALHVQAQHEYPPQKPLWNIDELGTQRAVLRVESASKQVTASIPWHNRNVRSDQKIILVDSATQQVFSPSHYGNISAVSGEFQFEPRSGKGIYYVYFLPYKLVGRSENYPDVAYLKQEDERNTWDKTVKARAKLVRIEAADTFNQNDAMDVISTPQEQTAFLKKHRQSSYFVFPEDRDHQIKMADDLPQRWTTGNVEGQMLRVKSDKGELLAFQLGLYSDKQDLQDIKISFSDLKSQNGNTIASGRINCINTDGVSYTGQPVKFNVTVPKQKVQALWCGIDVPKETVSAVYEGIITIKPANAAARNIPVRLEVSERSAVNQGYDEPWKLTRLNWLNSTLAQESTVIAPYIPLQIDGNEISLLGRSVSLDKNGFPAQIRTFFTQDMLSIGKQGNDLLTEAIHFHFRKNANQDVVFEYSPVKFDRKEQGLVSWSTTGNSSDLILNIKGSLEFDGFVDYTVQLIATKDIHLSDVQFHIPLQAQYAKYFMGLGEKGGYRKDVIDWKWDVANKNQDGGWIGNVNAGLQFAFRDQHYSRPLNTNFYLQKPLVLPASWGNENKGGIQVGEKGKSILVDSYSGERNMKAGDTLYYNFHLMITPFHTINTDWQWDNRFFHAYKPIEEVKRSGANVINIHHGNNLNPYINYPFVATREMKSYIDSAHREGLKVKIYNTVREVSNRMYEIYPLRSLGHEVFSSGKGGGYSWLQEHLNNDYIGAWYVPRFNDAAIINSGMNRWHNYYVEGMNWLVDHMGIDGIYLDDVAFDRVTMKRIKRVMTKNNHPGIIDLHSANQFNKSDGFNNSANLYMEHFPYINRLWFGEYFDYEKNDPDFFLTEVSGIPFGLMGEMLQDGGNPWRGMIYGMTNRYPWEKAKDTRDIWRVWDEFGIRQSRMTGYWVDNNPVKTDNNKILTTVYQKEGSTMIALASWAATDTKVNLLIDWKALGLDATRVSITAPAIKNVQEAHVFKPGEQIPVEKGKGWLLLVK
- a CDS encoding M14 family zinc carboxypeptidase; translated protein: MNKLLIICLLMLLGKDSFSQSLVLSKTQLDKAHMAYKESALKHRRFKHSDVEQLILRHQQQHALDVQQIGSSVEQRSIYELRYGVGKKVVMLWSQMHGDEPTATMALFDLFNFLEGKEDDFEEVRSLLKAHLAIHFIPMLNPDGAERYTRRNAQKIDLNRDARNTATPEGKLLRARAESLKPQYGFNLHDQNIYYNVPGTQTPVTISLLAPAYNMERDINEVRGNAMKIIVGMEKLLQDYIPGAVAKYDDEHSPRAFGDNFQKWGASTVLIESGAFKGDPEKQEIRKLNFAIILNALVQIAQGSYEQYDIKDYERIPFNASQLHDVVLRNVSTVSAGLPLQVDVAIRRDEITSGDDYYSKGYVEDLGDLKEFYGYDDLDATGLSLSYGQIYPTTFRHYSELTADVIFGLLKQGYSTVIVREQEQQKTLRLPVRIVHQPTEQRHATGLSLGQEATFFLKKDNEFRYAIINGYLIDLSGNLPDAFNGIK
- a CDS encoding LD-carboxypeptidase, which produces MNKRDFIKSITWAAAAVPLTGFARDSEKAAAWVKQGQLLAEKLKKGDTIGLIAPAGVLDDEESISIAREIFQTLGFNVKEGAHIRSRYGQLAGTDEERIADIHTMFEDRQVKAIVCVRGGTGTSRLLDRLDYKLIGRNPKILLGYSDITALLLALYSKTGLIGFHGAVGISTWTNKVARAFESQFVDNKLPLFTNPTDKGDHVVQYKERITTLHPGKAEGILLGGNMTVLTGLCGTPYLPDFKDAILFLEEVDEKVERVDRMFCQLKLSGILAVIKGFVFGKCTGCGPSGGYGSLTLQQVMNDYIKPLGIPAYSGAMIGHIADQYILPVGAAVRIDADRGTIELVQPALKD
- a CDS encoding dihydroorotase — translated: MSSILIKSAHIVNEGTTTVADVYIRNGRIEKIGIELQVKADKEIDATGLHLLPGLIDDQVHFREPGLTHKADIWHESRAAVAGGTTSFMEMPNTVPNTLTQELLQDKYDIAAKNALANYSFFMGAANDNLEEVLKTDPRKVCGIKVFMGSSTGNMLVDNEKALEGIFANAPTLVATHCEDEATIKANLAIFKEQYGEEGLTIQMHPLIRSEEACYLSSSKAVELAKKNNTRLHILHISTGKETALFRNDIPLEQKRITAEACIHHMWFSDQDYAAKGNFIKWNPAVKTASDRDQIVKALLDGHIDVIATDHAPHTIEEKLQPYHTAPSGGPLVQHALQALLDMVSQGRMTLEQLVQKSAHNTAICFQIEDRGFIREGYWADLVLVDLHKPYTVSKSNILSKCGWSPFEGHTFTSTVEHTIVSGQLAYTGGSLIEYGAGQRLLFNR